From Pseudobdellovibrio exovorus JSS, a single genomic window includes:
- a CDS encoding deoxyhypusine synthase family protein, with protein sequence MSITQFIDHHYRHFNAAALKDAAKGYKELVDQQNGKMLVTLAGAMSSAELGLSLAEMIRQDKVHAISCTGANLEEDVYNLVAHDHYVRIPNYRDLTPEDEQKLLDRHLNRVTDTCIPEEEAIRRIEKAVLEEWQKAEAEGKSYFPHEYMYKILLSGKLEKYYQIDPKNSWLLAAAEKNLPMVVPGWEDSTTGNIFAGHCIKGDIKSSRTVKSGIDYMMYWAEWYMATATKNKVGFFQIGGGIAGDFPICVVPMLSQDLGHEDVPLWSYFCQISDSTTSYGSYSGAVPNEKITWGKLAIDTPKYIVESDASIVAPLMFYYILGK encoded by the coding sequence ATGTCTATTACTCAGTTTATTGATCATCACTATCGTCACTTCAATGCAGCAGCTTTGAAAGATGCAGCTAAAGGTTACAAAGAGCTAGTGGATCAACAAAACGGTAAAATGCTAGTGACACTAGCTGGTGCCATGAGTTCTGCAGAATTAGGACTTTCATTGGCTGAAATGATCAGACAAGACAAAGTTCATGCAATTTCTTGTACTGGTGCCAATCTTGAAGAAGACGTTTATAACTTAGTAGCGCACGATCACTATGTGCGTATCCCAAACTATCGTGATTTAACTCCTGAAGACGAACAAAAACTATTGGATCGTCACTTAAACCGCGTTACTGATACATGTATCCCAGAAGAAGAAGCGATTCGCCGTATCGAAAAAGCAGTTTTAGAAGAGTGGCAAAAAGCTGAAGCTGAAGGTAAAAGCTATTTCCCACATGAGTACATGTATAAAATTTTACTTTCTGGAAAATTAGAAAAGTACTACCAAATCGATCCAAAAAACTCATGGTTGTTAGCGGCAGCTGAAAAGAATTTACCAATGGTAGTTCCGGGTTGGGAAGACTCAACTACAGGTAATATCTTTGCTGGTCACTGTATTAAAGGTGATATCAAAAGTTCACGTACAGTGAAATCGGGTATTGACTACATGATGTACTGGGCTGAGTGGTACATGGCGACGGCTACAAAAAATAAAGTTGGTTTCTTCCAAATCGGTGGTGGTATTGCCGGTGACTTCCCCATCTGTGTTGTTCCGATGTTATCACAGGATTTAGGTCACGAAGATGTTCCTCTTTGGAGCTACTTCTGTCAGATTTCAGATTCAACAACATCGTATGGTTCGTACTCAGGCGCGGTGCCAAACGAGAAAATCACTTGGGGTAAATTAGCTATCGATACTCCTAAATACATCGTTGAAAGTGACGCTTCGATTGTAGCGCCTTTGATGTTCTATTACATCTTAGGTAAGTAG
- a CDS encoding phospholipase D-like domain-containing protein: MKKNILLFLGMALLGSTAIADKILLLNSNLDSLQARFDYIQNAQSEIKVQYFSIDKDYLSFSTLAILRDAAARGVKVKILVDAMHNDILKQTMSALLLSLTPEKKSNIEIKVYNSFNLLRPLRYTKRMHDKGLIIDDKAMISGGRNIANGFFGRSGERKILPIFEDSDALILESRSIHNASEYFNDLWNSKFVSSASLGQFSASSLKRLRCPGKTDAASCERTRQRNVKLVQQEEERINEFIQAFKARQTADAYEAQDWNNLATEVGPIEFLYDDVRTQPSNLDKPEHNIASQLYNFIQQAQESVTIITPYLVITPEQESLFRQLRERNIRVNLYTNSKAANDVSAAHVGYEKTRELALRHNVNLYEYQGPDTLHAKLALIDGKTFYIGSFNWDYRSQNLNREVGLIVNLPAYRDTALRHDIDEKFGRIARNSCLVRSSTCSPVSNVQLSDLSETELNNLIHVAKKRDRANARFFRLIYPLIKKQL, from the coding sequence ATGAAAAAAAATATCCTGCTCTTCCTTGGAATGGCTCTGTTGGGGTCAACGGCAATCGCGGACAAGATTCTATTACTGAATAGTAACTTGGATTCTTTACAAGCGCGATTTGACTACATACAAAATGCACAAAGTGAAATCAAGGTGCAGTACTTTTCCATTGATAAAGACTATTTGTCTTTTTCTACTCTAGCGATTCTACGTGATGCTGCTGCCCGTGGGGTAAAAGTTAAAATCCTAGTGGATGCCATGCATAACGACATCCTCAAACAGACCATGTCAGCCCTGCTTCTTAGTTTAACTCCAGAGAAAAAATCGAATATTGAAATTAAAGTCTACAACAGCTTCAATTTGCTACGCCCACTTCGCTACACAAAACGCATGCACGATAAAGGCCTTATCATTGATGACAAAGCTATGATTTCCGGTGGTCGCAATATCGCCAATGGTTTCTTTGGTCGATCTGGCGAGCGTAAAATTCTACCTATCTTTGAAGACAGCGATGCTTTAATTTTAGAAAGTCGCTCTATTCATAATGCGTCTGAATACTTTAATGATCTTTGGAACTCTAAGTTCGTTAGCTCGGCCTCGCTGGGACAATTCTCAGCCTCTTCATTAAAACGTCTGCGCTGCCCAGGAAAAACCGATGCGGCGTCATGTGAGCGCACTCGCCAACGCAACGTCAAGCTGGTGCAGCAAGAGGAAGAACGCATCAATGAATTTATTCAAGCATTTAAAGCCAGACAAACCGCCGATGCCTATGAAGCACAGGACTGGAATAATTTAGCAACAGAAGTCGGCCCTATTGAATTCCTCTACGATGATGTTCGCACACAACCTTCTAATTTGGACAAACCTGAGCACAATATCGCGTCCCAACTTTATAACTTCATACAACAAGCTCAGGAAAGCGTGACGATAATCACACCCTACTTGGTTATCACCCCAGAGCAGGAATCACTTTTCCGCCAACTACGTGAGCGTAATATACGCGTAAATCTCTACACCAATTCTAAGGCGGCTAACGACGTCTCGGCAGCCCATGTAGGGTATGAAAAAACACGGGAACTTGCACTACGTCACAATGTGAATTTGTATGAGTATCAAGGCCCAGACACCTTACACGCCAAGCTAGCTTTGATTGATGGTAAGACTTTTTATATCGGTTCATTTAACTGGGATTATCGCAGTCAAAATCTTAATCGCGAAGTCGGGCTTATTGTGAACCTGCCAGCTTATCGTGATACAGCTTTAAGACATGATATTGATGAAAAGTTCGGTCGCATCGCCCGCAACTCTTGTCTTGTTAGATCCAGCACGTGCAGCCCCGTATCTAATGTGCAATTAAGCGATTTAAGCGAAACGGAACTCAATAACCTTATTCATGTCGCCAAGAAACGAGACCGCGCCAATGCCCGTTTCTTCCGATTGATCTATCCACTGATCAAGAAACAGCTTTAA